One Artemia franciscana chromosome 7, ASM3288406v1, whole genome shotgun sequence DNA segment encodes these proteins:
- the LOC136028867 gene encoding uncharacterized protein LOC136028867 isoform X1, translating into MRTGSSVCDEHWLDVSRSSLPHLPPTPSYTIPIVDIVDSASIGPRYRSWENVTKSAQEGLNQLHSMGFISNSGSFENSVSHSRSYSTMSDSRSDHVTSCVKNGRTEPADNSIAGKEKVWYETCVYSPVISRKKLSKIQSIDQPSSNNVYPMNNLNTQCANVNLIDRAAERRLTESVVPFESPKNQTVIQPATIEPNREISKPFEMSDFYKYSTKFKKQVTNVKMDDNRVYQSSLSLHSNPPIIKSDTPIPY; encoded by the coding sequence ATGCGAACTGGATCTTCTGTTTGTGATGAACATTGGTTGGATGTAAGTAGGTCATCTCTCCCTCATTTACCACCTACCCCAAGCTACACAATTCCTATTGTTGACATAGTTGATAGTGCCTCAATTGGTCCACGTTATCGCTCTTGGGAGAACGTCACCAAAAGTGCCCAAGAAGGACTAAATCAACTTCACAGCATGGGTTTCATATCAAATAGTGgaagttttgaaaattcagtGTCCCACTCCCGAAGCTACAGTACAATGAGTGATTCACGGAGTGACCATGTCACAAGTTGTGTGAAAAATGGTAGAACTGAACCTGCTGATAATTCCATTGCTGGAAAAGAGAAAGTTTGGTATGAAACCTGCGTGTACTCGCCAGTTATATCAAGGAAGAAATTGAGTAAAATACAAAGCATAGACCAACCGAGCAGCAATAATGTGTACCCTATGAACAACCTTAACACCCAGTGTgcaaatgtaaatttaattgaTCGTGCAGCTGAACGAAGACTTACTGAATCTGTTGTGCCTTTTGAATCGCCTAAAAATCAAACAGTGATACAACCTGCAACTATAGAGCCTAATAGAGAAATCTCAAAGCCGTTTGAAATGTcagatttttataaatatagtaCAAAGTTTAAAAAGCAAGTAACTAACGTTAAAATGGATGATAATAGAGTCTATCAATCATCATTAAGTCTTCATTCAAATCCACCAATCATTAAGTCAGACACGCCTATCCCTTATTGA
- the LOC136028867 gene encoding uncharacterized protein LOC136028867 isoform X2, which yields MRTGSSVCDEHWLDVSRSSLPHLPPTPSYTIPIVDIVDSASIGPRYRSWENVTKSAQEGLNQLHSMGFISNSGSFENSVSHSRSYSTMSDSRSDHVTSCVKNGRTEPADNSIAGKEKVWYETCVYSPVISRKKLSKIQSIDQPSSNNVYPMNNLNTQCANVNLIDRAAERRLTESVVPFESPKNQTVIQPATIEPNREISKPFEMSDFYKYSTKFKKQVNMLHHTL from the exons ATGCGAACTGGATCTTCTGTTTGTGATGAACATTGGTTGGATGTAAGTAGGTCATCTCTCCCTCATTTACCACCTACCCCAAGCTACACAATTCCTATTGTTGACATAGTTGATAGTGCCTCAATTGGTCCACGTTATCGCTCTTGGGAGAACGTCACCAAAAGTGCCCAAGAAGGACTAAATCAACTTCACAGCATGGGTTTCATATCAAATAGTGgaagttttgaaaattcagtGTCCCACTCCCGAAGCTACAGTACAATGAGTGATTCACGGAGTGACCATGTCACAAGTTGTGTGAAAAATGGTAGAACTGAACCTGCTGATAATTCCATTGCTGGAAAAGAGAAAGTTTGGTATGAAACCTGCGTGTACTCGCCAGTTATATCAAGGAAGAAATTGAGTAAAATACAAAGCATAGACCAACCGAGCAGCAATAATGTGTACCCTATGAACAACCTTAACACCCAGTGTgcaaatgtaaatttaattgaTCGTGCAGCTGAACGAAGACTTACTGAATCTGTTGTGCCTTTTGAATCGCCTAAAAATCAAACAGTGATACAACCTGCAACTATAGAGCCTAATAGAGAAATCTCAAAGCCGTTTGAAATGTcagatttttataaatatagtaCAAAGTTTAAAAAGCAA gtaAATATGCTACACCATACATTATAG